In Candidatus Micrarchaeia archaeon, the following are encoded in one genomic region:
- a CDS encoding adenosine-specific kinase produces MDLKLVEINTGFNMIIGQAHFIKTIEDIYETIINTVPNAKFAVAFCEASGPCLIRYESTDKELEEKTIDIARKLSAGHSFVILMKDMYPINILNQIKQVLEVCNIFCATQNSVQVIIAETDQGRGILGVIDGDKSKGIETEDDKIHRKEFLRKIGYKF; encoded by the coding sequence ATGGATTTAAAATTAGTAGAAATAAACACTGGATTTAATATGATAATAGGCCAGGCGCATTTTATTAAGACAATTGAAGATATTTATGAAACAATAATAAACACAGTTCCTAATGCTAAATTTGCAGTAGCTTTTTGTGAAGCATCAGGTCCTTGTTTAATACGCTATGAATCAACAGATAAAGAATTGGAAGAGAAGACTATAGATATTGCGCGTAAGTTATCAGCAGGACACTCATTTGTAATTTTAATGAAAGATATGTATCCTATAAATATTTTAAATCAAATAAAACAAGTTCTAGAAGTATGTAATATATTTTGTGCTACTCAAAACTCAGTACAAGTAATTATAGCAGAAACAGACCAAGGAAGAGGAATTTTAGGAGTAATAGATGGAGATAAATCAAAAGGAATTGAAACAGAAGATGATAAAATACATAGAAAAGAATTTTTAAGAAAAATTGGATATAAATTTTAA